In a single window of the Pristiophorus japonicus isolate sPriJap1 unplaced genomic scaffold, sPriJap1.hap1 HAP1_SCAFFOLD_304, whole genome shotgun sequence genome:
- the lsr gene encoding lipolysis-stimulated lipoprotein receptor isoform X2 → MIRRLFAPVLALALAGLSTAIQVTIPKPWQVSILFQPVVLQCKYTTSSTEHPTVIWKYKSFCRDRVLDAFNPSGTDNQINDQLLQADPNYNPYVNCPDTSRTVRIVASKRGPTITLDDAYQGRQITIVNEADLSIERTAWGDSGVYYCTVISSQDLSGNNEGFVELMVLDWLFVVLVMLGALVLLILIAVCWCQCCPHTCCCYLRCPCCPEKCCCPYALYHAGKAATAGVQSLYAPSSYAASMYSHPSQKMQPPLPVMVPMTQFNGGYGSDFDGASSVGNHSRVPLLHDQDTASAVRSGYRIQANQQTDDMRVLYYVEKELAHFDPKSPGDPSTSAMSEISSLHEDYDARNNLHSNMGRVRLQAMPPIRDVDEASVVSSVSRQTPRGGYDWDRSEHDYERTRQRARSMDSLDDIGRWDRDDHHGRRDFDRGRGRRESDSESGRRGYAPDRRRRDYSPERREDGRKRSRSRDDLTELRHGRGQPRGSHGDAFLDEIMRKKGAANRDAESVGGSSARSGNRRNRRDEDIPLPPPYTETESVSSRGKTEKKLRKNDAVSRESLVV, encoded by the exons ATGATCCGCAGGCTCTTCGCCCCGGTCCTGGCCCTGGCCCTGGCAG GTCTGTCGACAGCAATCCAGGTGACGATCCCGAAACCCTGGCAGGTGTCCATCCTGTTCCAGCCAGTGGTGCTGCAGTGTAAGTATACCACGTCGAGCACTGAGCACCCCACCGTCATTTGGAAATACAAATCATTCTGTCGGGACCGGGTGTTGGACGCTTTCAACCCCAGTGGCACGGACAATCAGATCAACGACCAGCTGCTGCAAGCGGACCCCAACTACAATCCGTACGTGAACTGTCCGGACACATCCCGCACCGTACGCATCGTGGCCTCCAAACGGGGTCCAACCATCACGCTCGATGATGCTTACCAGGGGCGGCAGATCACCATAGTGAACG AAGCTGACCTGAGCATTGAACGGACGGCCTGGGGAGACAGCGGCGTGTATTACTGCACCGTCATCTCGAGCCAGGATCTTTCGGGGAACAATGAGGGGTTCGTGGAACTGATGGTCCTCG ATTGGTTGTTTGTGGTTCTGGTGATGCTGGGAGCCCTGGTTTTGTTGATCCTGATCGCTGTTTGCTGGTGCCAATGTTGCCCCCACACCTGCTGCTGTTACCTCCGATGCCCCTGCTGTCCCGAGAAATGCTGCTGTCCATATGCCC TCTATCACGCAGGGAAAGCGGCCACAGCGGGAGTACAGAGTCTGTACGCCCCCAGCTCCTACGCGGCCAGCATGTACTCCCACCCCAGTCAGAAGATGCAGCCCCCTCTGCCTGTCATGGTGCCGATGACCCAGTTCAACGGGGGATACGGATCCGATTTCGATGGAGCCAGTTCAG TTGGAAACCACAGTCGTGTCCCCCTGCTCCACGACCAGGACACAGCGAGCGCTG tgcgCAGTGGATACAGGATCCAGGCCAATCAGCAGACTGATGACATGCGTGTGTTGTACTACGTGGAGAAGGAACTTGCTCACTTTGATCCGAAGTCTCCGGGTGACCCCAGCA CGTCAGCGATGAGTGAGATCTCCTCCTTGCACGAAGATTACGACGCCAGGAACAACCTGCACAGCAACATGGGCCGGGTCCGCCTGCAGGCCATGCCACCGATCCGTGATGTGGACGAGGCGAGTGTCGTGAGCAGCGTGTCCCGCCAGACCCCCAGAGGGGGCTACGACTGGGACCGGAGCGAGCACGACTACGAGAGGACTCGCCAGCGAGCGCGATCGATGGACAGCCTGGACGATATTGGCAGGTGGGATCGCGATGACCACCATGGCCGACGGGACTTTGACCGGGGCCGGGGCCGGCGTGAGTCGGACAGCGAGTCCGGCCGCCGGGGTTACGCTCCGGACCGGCGGCGGAGGGATTACTCGCCCGAGCGCCGCGAAGATGGCCGGAAGCGGAGCCGCAGCCGGGACGACCTGACGGAGCTGAGGCACGGCCGGGGCCAGCCCAGGGGCAGCCACGGCGATGCCTTCCTGGACGAGATCATGCGGAAGAAGGGGGCCGCGAACCGGGACGCGGAGAGCGTCGGCGGCTCGTCGGCGCGCTCGGGGAACCGGAGGAACCGGAGAGACGAAGATATCCCCCTGCCCCCGCCGTACACAGAGACCGAGTCCGTGTCGTCCAGAGGGAAAACCGAGAAGAAGCTGAGGAAG AACGATGCCGTCAGCCGTGAGAGTTTGGTCGTTTAA
- the lsr gene encoding lipolysis-stimulated lipoprotein receptor isoform X1, which produces MIRRLFAPVLALALAGLSTAIQVTIPKPWQVSILFQPVVLQCKYTTSSTEHPTVIWKYKSFCRDRVLDAFNPSGTDNQINDQLLQADPNYNPYVNCPDTSRTVRIVASKRGPTITLDDAYQGRQITIVNEADLSIERTAWGDSGVYYCTVISSQDLSGNNEGFVELMVLDWLFVVLVMLGALVLLILIAVCWCQCCPHTCCCYLRCPCCPEKCCCPYALYHAGKAATAGVQSLYAPSSYAASMYSHPSQKMQPPLPVMVPMTQFNGGYGSDFDGASSVGNHSRVPLLHDQDTASAVRSGYRIQANQQTDDMRVLYYVEKELAHFDPKSPGDPSSKYENTSAMSEISSLHEDYDARNNLHSNMGRVRLQAMPPIRDVDEASVVSSVSRQTPRGGYDWDRSEHDYERTRQRARSMDSLDDIGRWDRDDHHGRRDFDRGRGRRESDSESGRRGYAPDRRRRDYSPERREDGRKRSRSRDDLTELRHGRGQPRGSHGDAFLDEIMRKKGAANRDAESVGGSSARSGNRRNRRDEDIPLPPPYTETESVSSRGKTEKKLRKNDAVSRESLVV; this is translated from the exons ATGATCCGCAGGCTCTTCGCCCCGGTCCTGGCCCTGGCCCTGGCAG GTCTGTCGACAGCAATCCAGGTGACGATCCCGAAACCCTGGCAGGTGTCCATCCTGTTCCAGCCAGTGGTGCTGCAGTGTAAGTATACCACGTCGAGCACTGAGCACCCCACCGTCATTTGGAAATACAAATCATTCTGTCGGGACCGGGTGTTGGACGCTTTCAACCCCAGTGGCACGGACAATCAGATCAACGACCAGCTGCTGCAAGCGGACCCCAACTACAATCCGTACGTGAACTGTCCGGACACATCCCGCACCGTACGCATCGTGGCCTCCAAACGGGGTCCAACCATCACGCTCGATGATGCTTACCAGGGGCGGCAGATCACCATAGTGAACG AAGCTGACCTGAGCATTGAACGGACGGCCTGGGGAGACAGCGGCGTGTATTACTGCACCGTCATCTCGAGCCAGGATCTTTCGGGGAACAATGAGGGGTTCGTGGAACTGATGGTCCTCG ATTGGTTGTTTGTGGTTCTGGTGATGCTGGGAGCCCTGGTTTTGTTGATCCTGATCGCTGTTTGCTGGTGCCAATGTTGCCCCCACACCTGCTGCTGTTACCTCCGATGCCCCTGCTGTCCCGAGAAATGCTGCTGTCCATATGCCC TCTATCACGCAGGGAAAGCGGCCACAGCGGGAGTACAGAGTCTGTACGCCCCCAGCTCCTACGCGGCCAGCATGTACTCCCACCCCAGTCAGAAGATGCAGCCCCCTCTGCCTGTCATGGTGCCGATGACCCAGTTCAACGGGGGATACGGATCCGATTTCGATGGAGCCAGTTCAG TTGGAAACCACAGTCGTGTCCCCCTGCTCCACGACCAGGACACAGCGAGCGCTG tgcgCAGTGGATACAGGATCCAGGCCAATCAGCAGACTGATGACATGCGTGTGTTGTACTACGTGGAGAAGGAACTTGCTCACTTTGATCCGAAGTCTCCGGGTGACCCCAGCAGTAAATATGAGAATA CGTCAGCGATGAGTGAGATCTCCTCCTTGCACGAAGATTACGACGCCAGGAACAACCTGCACAGCAACATGGGCCGGGTCCGCCTGCAGGCCATGCCACCGATCCGTGATGTGGACGAGGCGAGTGTCGTGAGCAGCGTGTCCCGCCAGACCCCCAGAGGGGGCTACGACTGGGACCGGAGCGAGCACGACTACGAGAGGACTCGCCAGCGAGCGCGATCGATGGACAGCCTGGACGATATTGGCAGGTGGGATCGCGATGACCACCATGGCCGACGGGACTTTGACCGGGGCCGGGGCCGGCGTGAGTCGGACAGCGAGTCCGGCCGCCGGGGTTACGCTCCGGACCGGCGGCGGAGGGATTACTCGCCCGAGCGCCGCGAAGATGGCCGGAAGCGGAGCCGCAGCCGGGACGACCTGACGGAGCTGAGGCACGGCCGGGGCCAGCCCAGGGGCAGCCACGGCGATGCCTTCCTGGACGAGATCATGCGGAAGAAGGGGGCCGCGAACCGGGACGCGGAGAGCGTCGGCGGCTCGTCGGCGCGCTCGGGGAACCGGAGGAACCGGAGAGACGAAGATATCCCCCTGCCCCCGCCGTACACAGAGACCGAGTCCGTGTCGTCCAGAGGGAAAACCGAGAAGAAGCTGAGGAAG AACGATGCCGTCAGCCGTGAGAGTTTGGTCGTTTAA
- the lsr gene encoding lipolysis-stimulated lipoprotein receptor isoform X3 — protein MIRRLFAPVLALALAGLSTAIQVTIPKPWQVSILFQPVVLQCKYTTSSTEHPTVIWKYKSFCRDRVLDAFNPSGTDNQINDQLLQADPNYNPYVNCPDTSRTVRIVASKRGPTITLDDAYQGRQITIVNEADLSIERTAWGDSGVYYCTVISSQDLSGNNEGFVELMVLGKAATAGVQSLYAPSSYAASMYSHPSQKMQPPLPVMVPMTQFNGGYGSDFDGASSVGNHSRVPLLHDQDTASAVRSGYRIQANQQTDDMRVLYYVEKELAHFDPKSPGDPSSKYENTSAMSEISSLHEDYDARNNLHSNMGRVRLQAMPPIRDVDEASVVSSVSRQTPRGGYDWDRSEHDYERTRQRARSMDSLDDIGRWDRDDHHGRRDFDRGRGRRESDSESGRRGYAPDRRRRDYSPERREDGRKRSRSRDDLTELRHGRGQPRGSHGDAFLDEIMRKKGAANRDAESVGGSSARSGNRRNRRDEDIPLPPPYTETESVSSRGKTEKKLRKNDAVSRESLVV, from the exons ATGATCCGCAGGCTCTTCGCCCCGGTCCTGGCCCTGGCCCTGGCAG GTCTGTCGACAGCAATCCAGGTGACGATCCCGAAACCCTGGCAGGTGTCCATCCTGTTCCAGCCAGTGGTGCTGCAGTGTAAGTATACCACGTCGAGCACTGAGCACCCCACCGTCATTTGGAAATACAAATCATTCTGTCGGGACCGGGTGTTGGACGCTTTCAACCCCAGTGGCACGGACAATCAGATCAACGACCAGCTGCTGCAAGCGGACCCCAACTACAATCCGTACGTGAACTGTCCGGACACATCCCGCACCGTACGCATCGTGGCCTCCAAACGGGGTCCAACCATCACGCTCGATGATGCTTACCAGGGGCGGCAGATCACCATAGTGAACG AAGCTGACCTGAGCATTGAACGGACGGCCTGGGGAGACAGCGGCGTGTATTACTGCACCGTCATCTCGAGCCAGGATCTTTCGGGGAACAATGAGGGGTTCGTGGAACTGATGGTCCTCG GGAAAGCGGCCACAGCGGGAGTACAGAGTCTGTACGCCCCCAGCTCCTACGCGGCCAGCATGTACTCCCACCCCAGTCAGAAGATGCAGCCCCCTCTGCCTGTCATGGTGCCGATGACCCAGTTCAACGGGGGATACGGATCCGATTTCGATGGAGCCAGTTCAG TTGGAAACCACAGTCGTGTCCCCCTGCTCCACGACCAGGACACAGCGAGCGCTG tgcgCAGTGGATACAGGATCCAGGCCAATCAGCAGACTGATGACATGCGTGTGTTGTACTACGTGGAGAAGGAACTTGCTCACTTTGATCCGAAGTCTCCGGGTGACCCCAGCAGTAAATATGAGAATA CGTCAGCGATGAGTGAGATCTCCTCCTTGCACGAAGATTACGACGCCAGGAACAACCTGCACAGCAACATGGGCCGGGTCCGCCTGCAGGCCATGCCACCGATCCGTGATGTGGACGAGGCGAGTGTCGTGAGCAGCGTGTCCCGCCAGACCCCCAGAGGGGGCTACGACTGGGACCGGAGCGAGCACGACTACGAGAGGACTCGCCAGCGAGCGCGATCGATGGACAGCCTGGACGATATTGGCAGGTGGGATCGCGATGACCACCATGGCCGACGGGACTTTGACCGGGGCCGGGGCCGGCGTGAGTCGGACAGCGAGTCCGGCCGCCGGGGTTACGCTCCGGACCGGCGGCGGAGGGATTACTCGCCCGAGCGCCGCGAAGATGGCCGGAAGCGGAGCCGCAGCCGGGACGACCTGACGGAGCTGAGGCACGGCCGGGGCCAGCCCAGGGGCAGCCACGGCGATGCCTTCCTGGACGAGATCATGCGGAAGAAGGGGGCCGCGAACCGGGACGCGGAGAGCGTCGGCGGCTCGTCGGCGCGCTCGGGGAACCGGAGGAACCGGAGAGACGAAGATATCCCCCTGCCCCCGCCGTACACAGAGACCGAGTCCGTGTCGTCCAGAGGGAAAACCGAGAAGAAGCTGAGGAAG AACGATGCCGTCAGCCGTGAGAGTTTGGTCGTTTAA